Below is a window of Saccharomonospora viridis DSM 43017 DNA.
GCGCCGCGCTGCAACCACGCCTCCCGCGCCCGACGCCGCACCTCGGCCACCAGATTGCCGCGCAACTCCCGGCGCAACGCCCACAGCTGTTCGTCGGTGACGTTCGGGTCGATCCCCGAACCGTTGCCGTCATGGCCCCATTCCTCGTCGCTGCCGCCCAGCAGGGCGCTCATCTCCCGGGCCACCCAGGTCGGGCCGTGCACACCGTTGGTCACCGAGGAGATCGGCACCTCCTCGATGTCGAAGCCGGGCCACAGCCGGCTGAACATCCGCCGCGACACCTTCCCGTGCAGGGCCGACACGCCGTTGGCGCGCTGCGCCAACCGCAACCCCATGTGCGCCATGTTGAACCGCTCGGGGTTGTCCTCGCTGCCGAGCGCGAGCACCCGCTCGACGTCCACCCCCGGAAGCAGCCGCCCGTCACCGAAGTAGTGCCTGACCAGGTCCACCCCGAACCGGTCGATGCCGGCCGGCACCGGTGTGTGCGTGGTGAAGACCGTGCCCGCCCGCACGGCCGACAACGCCTCCTCGAACGTCAGCTCCCCCTCGGCCAGCACCTCCCGGACCCGTTCCAGCCCGAGAAACCCGGCGTGGCCCTCGTTGGTGTGGAACACCTCGGGCTGCGGATGTCCCGTCAGCTCGCAGTAGCGCCGTACCGCGCGCATCCCGCCGATCCCCGCGAGGATCTCCTGCCGGATGCGGTGGTCGTCGTCGCCGCCGTACAGCCGGTCGGTGACACCACGCAGATCCTCGTCGTTGCCCTCCACGTCGGTGTCGAGCAACAACAACGGCACCCGACCCACCCGCGCCAGCCAGATCTGCGCCAGCAGGTCCCGCCCCCCGGGCATGGCCACGTGCACGTACACCGGCTCCCCCGACGGCTCGGTGAGCAACTCCAGCGGCAGCCCACTGGGATCGATCACCGGGTAGTGCTCCACCTGCCAGCCGTCCAAGGACAACGACTGCCGGAAATACCCCGCCCGGTACAGCGGTCCGACACCGATCACGGGCACGCCGAGGTCGGAAGCGGCCTTGAGGTGGTCTCCCGCCAGCACGCCGAGTCCGCCGGAGTAGTTCGGCAACGCCTCGTGGACCCCGAACTCCATGGAGAAGTACGCGATGGCCCGCGGGAAACGTTCGCCGTCCTCGGCCTGCTCCATTCGGCGCTGGTACCACCGCGGCTCGGTGAGATACCGCTGCAGGTCCTCACTCGCTTTGCGGGTGCGGTCCAGAAACTCCGGATCGCGTGCCAGTTCGTCCAACCGGGAAGCGGGCACTTCGGCGAGCATGCGCAGCGGATCCCGGATCCGCCGGAACAGGGCGTCATCCATCGACGCGAACAGGTCGCGCGTCGGCGGATGCCAGGTCCACCGAAGATTGGTGGCCAATTCGGCCAGACCCGACAACTCGTCGGGCACACGCGCGTGCACGGTGAACCGGCGGACAGCTTTCATGAAGATCGACCATAACGCCACGGGCGGTAACCGGCGCGAGCGCTCACTCCGCCGCGCAACAGCCGCGCCACGTCAGCCGTATCACAGCCGAGTTCCCCGGGACCGCCCCGGAAGGACCAGCCGGTCCGCTACTGTCCCCAGCCATGGAACGCTCAGGGGGACGAAAAAGAAAGCGACCCTTACTGACCATCGCCGCCGTTCTCTCCATGCTCGCGGTCACGGGCTGTGCCAACGAGATCCACGGTGAGCCGTCCAGCGAAGGCGAGATCGCCGGTCTGCCCATCACGCACTTCGAGAGCGGGCTCAAGGACGAGGCTCCCACTCCGAATCTGTCGGTGACGAACATGTCGAGCAGTCAGGAGGACCAACTCGCGGTCGCCGCCATCGCCGACGTGTCCGCGTTCTGGAGCAAGCAGTTTCCCCTGCACTTCGGCCAGGAGTTCGAACCGGTGGCGGAGCTGCTGTCGTACGACCCCCACGAAGACGACATGGAGGTGTGCGGGGCGAGCACCTCCGAGGCCGCCATGAACGCCTTCTACTGTCCGGCCGCGGACCTGGTGGCGTGGGATCGTGGAATGTTGCTGCCGCTGCTAAGGCAACAGTTCGGGCCGATGGCCGTCGTGACCGTGCTCGGCCATGAATTCGGTCACGCGGTGCAGTACCGGCTCGGCGAACAGGCCGGCATCAACCAAGGGACCTCGACGATCGTCAAGGAACAGCAGGCCGACTGCTTCACGGGCGCGTACTTCCGGTGGATCGCGGAAGGCAACAGCGAGTACTTCAGGGTGTCGACGTCCGAGGGACTCAACCAAGTGATGGCGTCGCTGTTCTTCATCCGCGACGAGCCGGGCCAGTCGGCCTCCGCCCAGGGCGCGCACGGAACCGCGTTCGACCGCACGTACGCGTTCCAACTCGGGTTCGAACAGGACGCCTCGAGGTGCGCGGAGATCGACCAAGCCGAGGTGGACTCGCGCATCACCGAACGACCTTTCGCCCCCAACGACACCGGCATGGGCGACATCCCCGTCAACGACAACACGATGGCCATGCTTCAGACGAGTCTCGACGAGTCCTTCGCGGGCACCGGTGTGCAGGGGCCGAGGATCGTCAACGACGGCGGCTCGTGCCCCCAGGGTGTCTCCACCCCACCGGCCTCCTACTGCCAGGAGACCAACACCGTCTCCATCGACATGGCCGCCCTGGCGGAACTGGGACAGCCCATCGACCGGGAGGCCGAGTTCACCGGACGGGATTCAGGAGGTGGGCTCGGGGACTTCGCCGCGTTCGCCGAGGTCGTGTCCCGGTACGTGCAGGGCATCCAAGCGGGCCTGGACATCCCGATCGACAACCGCAACGCGGGGCTCCGCACCGCGTGTCTGGTGGGCGCGTGGACCAAGGCCCTCGAAAGCGGCGGCACCGCCCTGCAGCCCTCCCCCGGCGACCTCGACGAGGCGATCGCCGAACTCCTCCAGCCCCGCAGCCTCATCGCGGCCGATGTCAACGGACATCCCGCCGCGAACGGATTCGCCCGCATCGAGGCGCTGCGGCTCGGCTACTACGACGGCTCACCGGCCTGTAGCCAGAAATACCCCTAAGTGAAGGCAGGCCACCGCGTCCGCACGGTGACGCGGTGGCCTGTTCGGCTCACGGACACGGGCCGATCCGCTCTAGAACAACGCGCTGGCCAAGTCGCGCCGTGCCTTGGCGACCCGTTCGTCGGCGGGGTCGAACAGTTCGAACAACCCCACCAGGTGCTCCCGCACCCGGTCACGGTCGCTGCCGCTCGTCCTGCGGATGGCGGCGATCAGCCTGGCGAAGCCCTGCTCCACCTCACCGCGAGCGACCTCCACATCGGCGGCGGAGAGTTGGGCGTCGAGGTCGTTCGGATCCTCGTCGGCCTTGGCCACGACCGACGGGTCGACGTTCGCGGCTCGTTCGGCGAACTCCACCTGAGTCAGCGCCGCCTTGGCCTGCTCGTTGTTCGGTTCGCTGTCGAGGATGCGCTGATAGGCAGCCTTCGCGGCGGCGTAGTCACCCTGCGCGAAGGCGTTCTCGGCCTCGGCGAACCGGGGGTCCTGCGGCTCTTCGGGCTGCGCACCGCCCTGTTGCGCGGCCTGGATACCGGGAAGCTTGTCCCGCAGGGCGTCCAACAACTGGGTCAACCACTGCCTGATCTGCGGTTCGGGCAACGCTCCCGAGAACGCGTCCACCGGCTGCCCGCCCGCGATGGCGATGACGGTGGGGATCGACTGGACTCCGAACAGTTGCGAGATTCGCGGGTTGGCGTCCACGTCGACCTTGGCGAGCACCCAGGCACCGTTGCTTTCGCCCGCGAGCTTCTCCAACACGGGGCCGAGCTGCTTGCACGGCCCACACCAATCGGCCCACAGGTCCACCACGACCAGCTGCCGCAGCGACCTCTCCACGACCTCGGCCTGGAAGGTGGCTTCGGTGACGTCGATGACGTTCCCGCCCGCCGCCCCGTTCGTCGCCTGGCCACCGGCGCCGCCCTGCGACGCCTGCCGTGCCGCCGCCTCGGCCCGCGCCTTCACGGCCGACAGGTCCACGGCTCCGGAGAGCGAGGCGGAGACGGCTGGTGAGTTACTTCCTGATCCGCGTGGCTGTGTCACGGTGTCCATCCTGGCATGGACGGTCGACGACGTCAGCGCTGGTCCGAGGCTTGTTGAAAGACCTCACCGGAGTCACCCGTCGTTTCGTGCCAGGTGTTGTTCCACCCGCTCGACCTTCGCCGCCAACTGCCCCTCGTGCCCTGGGCGGATGTCGGCTTTGAGCACCAGGCTCACGCGAGCAGCCCCTTCACCCGCCGCCTCGACGGCCCGCTTGACGACGTCCATCACCTCGTCCCACTCGCCCTCGATGTTGGTGAACATCGCGTTGGTCTCGTTCGGCAGTCCCGACTCCCGAACGACCTGCACGGCACGGGCCACGGCCTCGCTGACGCTGCCGTCCTCCCCACCCGACGGACTCACGCTGAACGCCACGATCAATGTCCTTCGCCTCCTCTTTCACACCGGCTTCGGTGACATCACACCGTCCCCGTCCTCAGCCTGCCGGGGATCACTGCTAACTTCGAGCCTCATGAAAGGTCCGTTGCCGTTCGACCCGATCGCGCGCGCGGCGCAACTGTGGGAGGACCGCATCGGGCCTTCCACCACGATGGCCGCCGTCACCGGGTTGATGCGCGTCCAGCAGATCATCCAGTCTGCCGTCGACACGGCGCTCAAACCCCACGGCCTGACGTTCGCGCGGTTCGAGGCGCTGACACTGTTGACCTTCGCGCGGCAGTCACGGTTGCCGATGCGGGTCATGGGCGAACGTCTTCAGCTCCACCCGACGAGCGTGACCAACATCGTGGACCGGCTTGAGAAGGACGGTCTCGTCGAACGGCTTCCTCATCCCACCGACCGGCGGACGACGCTGGTCGAGATCACCGAGGAAGGCATGCGGCGACGGGAGGAGGCCACCAAGGCCATCACCGACATCAACTTCGGCCTCGTCGGACTCACCCAACGGCAGACGGAACAGCTCACCGAGCTGCTGACGAAGGTGCGTAAGGCCGCGGGCGACTTCATCGACTGAGAAGCCGCCCGCTGAAGCGGATCACGCGCTGGCGACCGCGTCGCCGTCGTCACGGCGCACGAACAGAGCGGTGCCGCCGTAGCGCAGCCGCTCGGGGCCGTCGAGCTTGCCGCGGCGCAGCGCCCACCTTTCGAACAACCAGGTGAACAGCGGCGGGACGGCGGCGAGCAGGGCAGCCAGCACGGTGCCGAACCGCCAGCCGAGCGGACGTGCGACCGCGAGTGTCGTGACGGCGTAGATGACGAACAGTGCGCCGTGCACAGCGCCCAGTACCGGGACGCCCCCCTCGCCGAGCTCCACGACATATTTCAGGAACATGCCGACCAGGAGCCCCATCCACGAGAAGGCTTCAGCGATGGCCACGACACGGAACAAGACAGCAGCCTTGTTCGACAAGGAATCCTCCTCGGATCGCTGATCGCCGGGTCAGGCGATCGCACAGCACACTTGAAAAACCACGTCAACCACGCTGTCGGGACGTCGCGATATCCAGTGTGAGCCGTGATGTCCGTCACCGGCCTACCGGGGCGGTACACGCGGCGTCGACAAGGTCGTGGCCCTGGTCGGAGCCTCCAACATAAAACCTTCTACGGGACGACCTCACCATGCCATCGCGCAAATCACAGGGATGTCGAATCTCCTCGCCCGCGCCCGGGCACAACCTCCTTCCGAGGACCCGGCCGTTCTCGGGCAGGGAGGCGGGGTACGTGATCGACGATGGGGCACCGGGAACGGCGAACCCCGATCATGGAATCGGCGATCGACACGGAGGCATACAGAGGCATTCCGGCATACAGAGGCATTCCGGTATCCCGCGCCGACCACCACCACACGGAGCGAGCCCGCCGGTAGATTCCACAATCATGATCGCACCGCTGCGTCCCGTCCGACTTCCCGCGAACCAACCCACGCAGTTCTACCGGGGCGGCACGGCCATCGCCGCGTTCCGCTCGGCGGGAGCTCCCACCGGATCGACCGGGCGCGCCGACGCCTTCGGCCCGGAGGACTGGGTGGCGTCCACGACCACGTTGTTCGGACACAGCACCGAGGGCTTGACGCGGCTGCCCGACGGGCGGTGGTTGCGCGACGCGGTGCAGGCCGACCCGATCGGTTGGCTCGGCCGACGCCACGTCGACGCCCACGGCACCTCGACGGCACTGCTGGTGAAGCTGCTCGACGCCGGGCAGCGGCTGCCGGTGCACTTCCACCCGGACGACGATTTCGCACGTCGCCACTTCGACTCGCACTTCGGCAAGACCGAGGCGTGGATCGTCGTGGGAACACGCGATGCGGACCCCACGGTGTACGCGGGTTTCCGGGAGACCCTCGACGCCCGCACCATCCGTGACTGGGTCGCGGAACAGGACGCCCCCTCGATGGTGAACGCGTTGAACGCGATCACCGTGGAACCGGGCGACACCGTGTACATACCGGCGGGCCTACCGCACGCGATCGGCGAGGGCGTGTTCGTGGTCGAACTGCAGCAACCCACTGACTTCTCACTGACCTTGGAATGGCGTGACTTCCTCGGCTCCGCGGAGAGGGGTCATCTCGGTCTCGGCTTCGACACGGCTCTTCAAGCACTGGACCGCTCGGGCTGGGACGCCGAACGACTGGCGGGTCTGATTCGGCGTACGGCTGGCGTGACCGAGTCCAGAAGTGACCTGCTCGTACCGGATTCGCGGAGGTTCTTCCGCGCCGACCGGCTCCGGCCAGCGACGCCACTGGCTGTCGACCCGTCGTTCGCGGTCCTCATCGTCAGCGAAGGAGAGGGACGGCTGCGCACCGAACACGGCGAGGTCTACCCACTGTCCACAGGGGACACCTGGGTGGTGCCGTACGCGGCGGGCGAACTCGAACTCGACGGCGACATCACCGTCCTGCGCTGCCGCCCGCCCGCGGCCGCCGCCTGAGCAGGCGCTCGACGACGCACATCGGCTTGGTGAGACCTCACCGCCCCGGCCCACTGACCGTGCCGGGGCGGTCGGTCCCGAAAACCCCGTCGGTTCGGCCGCTGTCCACGCCTCGGCGCGGGAACGGTCAGACCTTGATCAGCAGCGCGTCGCCCTGGCCGCCACCGCCGCACAGCGCCGCCGCACCGAGCCCACCGCCCCGACGACGCAGCTCGTGCACCAGGTGCACCACGAGCCGAGCACCGGACGCCCCGATGGGGTGTCCCAGCGCGATCGCCCCGCCGTTGACGTTGACCCTCTCCTCGTCGAGGCCGAGTTCGCGCATCGACACCAGGCCCACCGCGGCGAACGCCTCGTTGATCTCCACGAGGTCGAGGGCGCTCGCCTCCAACCGCGCCTTGGCCAACGCGGCCTTGATGGCGTTGGAGGGCTGTTCGTGCAGGCTGGCGTCCGGGCCCGCCACCACACCGTGCGCACCGATCTCGGCCAAGGGGGTGATGCCCAGCTCCTCGGCCTTGGCCTTGCTCGCCACGACCACGGCGGCGGCGCCGTCGGAGATCTGGGACGACGACCCCGCGGTGATGGTGCCGTCCGCGGCGAACGCGGGCCGCAGCCTCGCCAGCCCCTCGACGGTCGTGTCGGGTCGCACGCCCTCGTCCGCGGTGAACTTCACCGGATCTCCCTTGCGCTGCGGGATCTCCACGGCCACCAGCTCGTCGTCGAAGACCCCGTTGGCCGCCGCCTTGGCGGCACGCTGGTGCGACCGCGCTGAGAAGGCGTCCTGCTCCTCGCGGGTCAACCCGTAGCGGGCGTTGTACCGCTCGGTGGACTCGCCCATGGCCACCTGGTCGAACGCGCAGAAGAGGCCGTCATAGGCCATGTGGTCCACCAACGTCGTGTCGCCGTACTTCACACCGGTACGCGACTTCGGCAGCAGGTGCGGAGCCTGCGACATCGACTCCTGCCCACCCGCGACGACGAGGTCGAACTCACCCGCGCGGATCAACTGGTCGGCCAACGCGATCGCGTCGAGCCCCGACAGACACACCTTGTTGATCGTCAGCGCGGGGACCTCCATCGGGATACCCGCGGCCACCGCCGCCTGTCGCGCCGGGATCTGTCCCGCCCCCGCGGTGAGCACCTGCCCCATGATCGTGTACTGGACGGCCTCGGGGGATACACCGGCTCGCTCCAAGGCCGCCTTGATGGCGATCCCGCCGAGCTGTGCGCCGGAGAAGTCCTTCAACGAGCCGAGAAGCCGACCAATGGGGGTACGGGCGGCACCCAGGATCACGGAACCGGACACAACGGGCCTCCTGCGAGTCATCGACGTCGACGCTGCCGGACTGTTACAGCGCATCAGCGATGATCCGACGATACCGCTTCCGAGGCCATTACCGGTCGAGGGCGATCGACGTCACGCTGACGCCGACCGATGTCATGCCTATCCTCCTGCTCATGCAGCAGGCATTGCAGCCTTTCGTCACCGCCGTCGATCACGTCGGCGTCGCGGTTGCCGACCTGGACGCCGCCATCGCCTTCCACACCGAGCATTTCGGCCTGGAGGTCACCCACGTCGAAGTGAACGAGGAGCAGGGCGTGCGGGAGGCCATGCTGCGCGCACCGGGGGACGCGGACGGCACCGCCATCCAGCTGCTCGCGCCCTTGAACGACGA
It encodes the following:
- the glgP gene encoding alpha-glucan family phosphorylase, producing MKAVRRFTVHARVPDELSGLAELATNLRWTWHPPTRDLFASMDDALFRRIRDPLRMLAEVPASRLDELARDPEFLDRTRKASEDLQRYLTEPRWYQRRMEQAEDGERFPRAIAYFSMEFGVHEALPNYSGGLGVLAGDHLKAASDLGVPVIGVGPLYRAGYFRQSLSLDGWQVEHYPVIDPSGLPLELLTEPSGEPVYVHVAMPGGRDLLAQIWLARVGRVPLLLLDTDVEGNDEDLRGVTDRLYGGDDDHRIRQEILAGIGGMRAVRRYCELTGHPQPEVFHTNEGHAGFLGLERVREVLAEGELTFEEALSAVRAGTVFTTHTPVPAGIDRFGVDLVRHYFGDGRLLPGVDVERVLALGSEDNPERFNMAHMGLRLAQRANGVSALHGKVSRRMFSRLWPGFDIEEVPISSVTNGVHGPTWVAREMSALLGGSDEEWGHDGNGSGIDPNVTDEQLWALRRELRGNLVAEVRRRAREAWLQRGASALELGWTERIFDPDVLTVGFARRVPTYKRLTLMLRDPERLRALLLDDERPIQIVVAGKSHPADEGGKALIQQIVRFVDDPAVREHIVFLPDYDMSMARYLYRGCDVWLNNPTRPLEACGTSGMKAALNGCLNLSIRDGWWDEYYDGSNGWAIPTADGVTDPLLRDDLEAAALYDLLGQQVAPLFYDRDENGVPRGWLSMIWHTLRTLGPRVQASRMVREYVESFYRPAATTVAAAVADDYAGARSLAAYRARVDACWPLLRVVSTELSVEDSDVPVVGARARITARVELAELDEDDVEVQAVVGRVGDTDDLSDVVTATMAPCGRGEFVTSLRLPFAGSLGYTVRVLPKHPLLATPAELGRVVLA
- a CDS encoding neutral zinc metallopeptidase, which translates into the protein MLAVTGCANEIHGEPSSEGEIAGLPITHFESGLKDEAPTPNLSVTNMSSSQEDQLAVAAIADVSAFWSKQFPLHFGQEFEPVAELLSYDPHEDDMEVCGASTSEAAMNAFYCPAADLVAWDRGMLLPLLRQQFGPMAVVTVLGHEFGHAVQYRLGEQAGINQGTSTIVKEQQADCFTGAYFRWIAEGNSEYFRVSTSEGLNQVMASLFFIRDEPGQSASAQGAHGTAFDRTYAFQLGFEQDASRCAEIDQAEVDSRITERPFAPNDTGMGDIPVNDNTMAMLQTSLDESFAGTGVQGPRIVNDGGSCPQGVSTPPASYCQETNTVSIDMAALAELGQPIDREAEFTGRDSGGGLGDFAAFAEVVSRYVQGIQAGLDIPIDNRNAGLRTACLVGAWTKALESGGTALQPSPGDLDEAIAELLQPRSLIAADVNGHPAANGFARIEALRLGYYDGSPACSQKYP
- a CDS encoding tetratricopeptide repeat protein, whose translation is MTQPRGSGSNSPAVSASLSGAVDLSAVKARAEAAARQASQGGAGGQATNGAAGGNVIDVTEATFQAEVVERSLRQLVVVDLWADWCGPCKQLGPVLEKLAGESNGAWVLAKVDVDANPRISQLFGVQSIPTVIAIAGGQPVDAFSGALPEPQIRQWLTQLLDALRDKLPGIQAAQQGGAQPEEPQDPRFAEAENAFAQGDYAAAKAAYQRILDSEPNNEQAKAALTQVEFAERAANVDPSVVAKADEDPNDLDAQLSAADVEVARGEVEQGFARLIAAIRRTSGSDRDRVREHLVGLFELFDPADERVAKARRDLASALF
- a CDS encoding MTH1187 family thiamine-binding protein, with protein sequence MIVAFSVSPSGGEDGSVSEAVARAVQVVRESGLPNETNAMFTNIEGEWDEVMDVVKRAVEAAGEGAARVSLVLKADIRPGHEGQLAAKVERVEQHLARNDG
- a CDS encoding MarR family winged helix-turn-helix transcriptional regulator, whose amino-acid sequence is MKGPLPFDPIARAAQLWEDRIGPSTTMAAVTGLMRVQQIIQSAVDTALKPHGLTFARFEALTLLTFARQSRLPMRVMGERLQLHPTSVTNIVDRLEKDGLVERLPHPTDRRTTLVEITEEGMRRREEATKAITDINFGLVGLTQRQTEQLTELLTKVRKAAGDFID
- a CDS encoding DUF3817 domain-containing protein, which translates into the protein MSNKAAVLFRVVAIAEAFSWMGLLVGMFLKYVVELGEGGVPVLGAVHGALFVIYAVTTLAVARPLGWRFGTVLAALLAAVPPLFTWLFERWALRRGKLDGPERLRYGGTALFVRRDDGDAVASA
- a CDS encoding class I mannose-6-phosphate isomerase — translated: MIAPLRPVRLPANQPTQFYRGGTAIAAFRSAGAPTGSTGRADAFGPEDWVASTTTLFGHSTEGLTRLPDGRWLRDAVQADPIGWLGRRHVDAHGTSTALLVKLLDAGQRLPVHFHPDDDFARRHFDSHFGKTEAWIVVGTRDADPTVYAGFRETLDARTIRDWVAEQDAPSMVNALNAITVEPGDTVYIPAGLPHAIGEGVFVVELQQPTDFSLTLEWRDFLGSAERGHLGLGFDTALQALDRSGWDAERLAGLIRRTAGVTESRSDLLVPDSRRFFRADRLRPATPLAVDPSFAVLIVSEGEGRLRTEHGEVYPLSTGDTWVVPYAAGELELDGDITVLRCRPPAAAA
- a CDS encoding acetyl-CoA C-acetyltransferase, with amino-acid sequence MSGSVILGAARTPIGRLLGSLKDFSGAQLGGIAIKAALERAGVSPEAVQYTIMGQVLTAGAGQIPARQAAVAAGIPMEVPALTINKVCLSGLDAIALADQLIRAGEFDLVVAGGQESMSQAPHLLPKSRTGVKYGDTTLVDHMAYDGLFCAFDQVAMGESTERYNARYGLTREEQDAFSARSHQRAAKAAANGVFDDELVAVEIPQRKGDPVKFTADEGVRPDTTVEGLARLRPAFAADGTITAGSSSQISDGAAAVVVASKAKAEELGITPLAEIGAHGVVAGPDASLHEQPSNAIKAALAKARLEASALDLVEINEAFAAVGLVSMRELGLDEERVNVNGGAIALGHPIGASGARLVVHLVHELRRRGGGLGAAALCGGGGQGDALLIKV